Proteins from a genomic interval of Cognatishimia sp. WU-CL00825:
- the rplV gene encoding 50S ribosomal protein L22 has product MGKAKNPRRVADNEAMAKLRMLRTSPQKLNLVAGMIRGKKVEKALTDLTFSNKRIAQDVKKCLQSAIANAENNHNLDVDELVVAEAYVGKNLTMKRGRPRARGRFGKIIKPFSELTIKVRQVEEQA; this is encoded by the coding sequence ATGGGCAAGGCAAAGAATCCCCGCCGCGTGGCAGATAACGAAGCAATGGCAAAACTGCGCATGCTCCGTACTTCCCCGCAAAAACTGAACCTGGTTGCTGGCATGATCCGCGGCAAGAAAGTTGAAAAGGCTCTGACCGATTTGACTTTCTCGAACAAGCGTATCGCGCAGGACGTGAAGAAATGTCTTCAGTCCGCAATTGCCAATGCTGAAAACAATCACAATCTGGACGTTGACGAGTTGGTCGTTGCAGAGGCTTACGTTGGTAAGAACCTGACAATGAAACGCGGTCGTCCTCGGGCCCGTGGTCGTTTCGGCAAGATCATCAAGCCGTTCTCTGAACTCACAATCAAAGTGCGTCAAGTTGAGGAGCAAGCGTAA
- the rpsS gene encoding 30S ribosomal protein S19 has translation MSRSVWKGPFVDSYVLKKAEATRESGRNEVIKIWSRRSTILPQFVGLTFGVYNGRKHVPVNVTEDMIGQKFGEYSPTRTYYGHAADKKAKRK, from the coding sequence ATGTCTCGCTCTGTATGGAAAGGTCCTTTTGTCGACTCTTATGTCCTCAAGAAGGCAGAAGCTACTCGTGAATCGGGTCGCAATGAAGTGATCAAAATCTGGTCTCGTCGTTCCACCATCCTGCCTCAATTCGTTGGGCTGACTTTTGGTGTGTACAACGGTCGCAAACATGTTCCTGTCAACGTCACAGAAGACATGATCGGTCAGAAGTTCGGTGAATATTCCCCGACTCGGACCTATTATGGTCACGCTGCTGACAAAAAAGCGAAACGGAAGTAA
- the rpsC gene encoding 30S ribosomal protein S3, protein MGHKVNPVGMRLQINRTWDSRWYADTKDYGDLLLEDIKIRDFIKTECKQAGIARVIIERPHKKCRVSIYTARPGVIIGKKGADIEVLRKKIAAMTDSELHLNILEVRKPELDAALVGENIAQQLERRVSFRRAMKRAVQSAMRMGALGIRVNVAGRLGGAEIARTEWYREGRVPLHTLRADIDYAHTEAVTAYGIIGIKTWIFKGEIMEHDPQAHDRKAQEVQDGPAPRGAGGRR, encoded by the coding sequence ATGGGACATAAGGTCAATCCAGTCGGCATGCGCCTGCAGATCAACCGTACTTGGGACAGCCGCTGGTATGCGGACACCAAGGACTACGGTGATCTTCTGCTTGAAGACATCAAGATCCGTGATTTTATCAAAACCGAGTGTAAGCAAGCTGGCATTGCTCGTGTGATCATCGAACGTCCGCACAAAAAGTGCCGTGTTTCGATCTACACAGCACGTCCAGGTGTTATCATTGGCAAAAAAGGTGCGGACATTGAAGTTCTGCGCAAGAAAATTGCCGCGATGACAGATAGCGAACTGCACCTGAACATCCTCGAAGTGCGTAAGCCAGAACTCGACGCAGCATTGGTTGGCGAGAATATCGCTCAGCAGCTGGAACGTCGTGTGTCTTTCCGTCGTGCAATGAAACGTGCCGTACAAAGCGCAATGCGTATGGGTGCCTTGGGCATTCGTGTGAATGTTGCTGGCCGTTTGGGTGGTGCAGAAATCGCGCGTACCGAATGGTACCGTGAAGGTCGCGTGCCATTGCACACTCTGCGTGCTGACATCGATTATGCGCATACTGAAGCGGTGACTGCCTATGGCATCATCGGGATCAAAACCTGGATCTTCAAAGGCGAGATCATGGAACACGATCCTCAGGCGCATGACCGTAAAGCACAAGAAGTACAAGACGGTCCAGCACCTCGCGGTGCCGGCGGCCGTCGCTAA
- the rplP gene encoding 50S ribosomal protein L16, translating to MLQPKRTKFRKMFKGRIKGEAKGGSTLNFGSFGLKALQPERVTARQIEAARRAMTRHMKRQGRVWIRIFPDLPVTSKPVEVRMGKGKGSVDYWACKVKPGRVMFEIDGVDEVVAREALRLAAMKLPVKTRVVAREDW from the coding sequence ATGCTTCAACCAAAGCGTACAAAATTCCGCAAGATGTTCAAAGGCCGCATCAAAGGCGAAGCCAAGGGTGGTTCCACTCTTAACTTCGGTTCTTTTGGCCTGAAAGCTCTACAGCCGGAACGCGTGACTGCTCGTCAAATCGAAGCAGCACGTCGTGCGATGACCCGCCACATGAAACGTCAAGGCCGTGTTTGGATCCGTATTTTCCCAGACCTGCCTGTGACCTCTAAGCCTGTCGAAGTTCGTATGGGTAAAGGTAAAGGTTCCGTTGATTATTGGGCGTGCAAGGTAAAACCTGGCCGCGTGATGTTTGAAATCGATGGCGTTGACGAAGTTGTTGCTCGCGAAGCTCTGCGCCTCGCAGCGATGAAACTTCCGGTAAAAACCCGCGTCGTGGCTCGCGAAGACTGGTAA